In Balearica regulorum gibbericeps isolate bBalReg1 chromosome 27, bBalReg1.pri, whole genome shotgun sequence, the genomic stretch cccccgcagccccccgggctCCCCAGTACCCCCCGGtaccccccggccccccggtccccccgcagccccccggcccccctcaCCCCCGGTACCCCCTCACCCCCCGGTCCCCCCGGTCCCCccactgacccccccccccgtttcaCCCACCGAAGGCGGCCCGGAAGGCCCCGAGCGCGGCGGGGTCTGTGGGCCGGTGCAGCAGCCGGACGAAGCGGTGCCACCGCGCCAGGTCCCGCAGCTCGAAGCCCAGGAGGCGCCGGGCCAGGCCGGGGCCGGTACCGGGACCCttggcggggccggggggggccggggatcccccccccgccgccgcctcctcccgctCCGGCCGCCTCCGCCGCGCCGGGCCTGCGGGGGGGGTCAGGGGTCAGAGGTCAGAGGTCAGAGGGCAccggcaccccccccccccgccccggttctcacccgccgccgccgccgccatcgctctggccccgcccccccgcgcCACACGTCACGCCACGTCACGGGGCGCGGCCGCCAAtcgccaccgccccccccccggcgcgAGGGGCGGGGGGCGCGCGCCTCCCCCTCCCCTATCCCCTCTGACCCCCTGACCCCGCCGCGACCCCTGACCCCGCCgtcaccccccaccccgggccccgccgcgaCCCCTGACCCCGCCCCCCGGTCCCGCCGCTCCCGGAAGCCCCGAGCGGGGCGGGGTCAGGGGTCAGGGGCCGCggcgggagcggagcggagcggcccGGCCATGGTgggcccggggggggctgcggcacATGGGGGGCGCCCGGGGGGGGTCTGGGGTGCGTGTGGGGCACCTAtagggtgctgggggggcccATGGGGTGTCCATAGGGTGCCTATAGGGTGCCCATAGGGTGCTTGGGGAAGTGCCCAGGGTGCCCATAGGGTGCTCGGGGGGTGCCTGTGGGGGTCTGGGGTACATGTGGGGCACCTATagggtgctgggggtgcccaTGGGGTGTTTAGGGTGCCCATAGGGTGCTCGGGGGTGTCTGTGGGGTGTTCGGGGGGTCCCTATGGGGTGCTGAGGGGTGCCCAGGGTGCCTCTGGGGTGCTCGGCAGGCGCTTGGGGTGGATGTGGGGTGGCTCTGGGGTGCTTGGGGGGTGCCTATAGGGTGCTTGGGGGGTGCATATGGGGGCTCTGGGGTACATACGGAGTGGCTAGGGGGTGCTTGGGGTGCCTGTGGGGTGCTTGGGGTGCCTATGGGGTGCCTGTGGGGTGCCTGTGGGGTGCCTATGGGGTACTTGGGGTGCCTATGGGGTGCTTGGGGTGCCTGTGGGGTGCCTATGGGGTGCCTGTGGGGTACTTGGGGTGCCTGTGGGGTGCCTATGGGGTACCTGTGGGGTGCCTGTGGGGTACTTGGGGTGCCTGTGGGGTGCCTATGGGGTACCTGTGGGGTGCCTGTGGGGTACTTGGGGTGCCTGTGGGGTGCCTATGGGGAAGTGGCCAGGGTGCCGGTGGGTGCTGGTCAGGTGCTGGGTGTTGGTGCGGAGTGCTCGGGGGTGCTATGGGATCCAtatggggtgctggggggtgctggggggtgccCGGGGTGTACAGGAGCGCCTGAGGTGCCCATAGGGTGCTTGAGGAAGGGCCCGGGGTGCACGTGGGGTGCTTGGGGTGGGTGTGGGGTGCTCAGGGTGCCCATGGGGGGGCCTGGGGTCCGTATGGGGCGCTCAGGCGTCTATATGGGGTGTCTATAGGGTGCCTGGGGGGGATATGGGATACTTGGGGTGCCTATAGGGTGCCTATAGGGTGCTTAGGGAAGTGCCTGGGCATCATATGGGGTGCTCGGGGTGGATATGGGGCGCTGGGGGTGCCTTTGGGTGCCCGGGGGGTACGTGGGTGCTACGGGGTGCTCGGGGGCGGGTACGGGGTGCCTGtagggtgctgggggggcatTGGGGTCCCTGTGGGGCGCTGGGGGTGCCACCGGCCGCCCGCCCTGACGCCTGCCCCACACCACCAGGCGGGCAGCATGGCGGGCAGCGTTGCGGGCAGCGTTGCGGGCAGCGAGGCGGGCAGCGAGGCGGGCAGCGGGCGCGTGCGGGCGCTGCAGCGGGAGGTGGAAGGCGTCAAAACCATCATGACCCAGAACGTGGAGCGGATCCTGGCGCGGGGCGAGAACCTCGAGCAGCTCCACAGCAAGAGCCAGGACCTGGAGGCCACGgtgcggggggggcggggggggggggcggccacGGGGTCCCCGAGGTGACACAGGGACCCCCTGGGTGGCACCGGCTCCTCGGGCCGGTGCTGGGACCCTGGAGGGGACGGGGGGTTGTGGGACGTGGGGTCCCCGGGGGTGAACCcggagggggctgcagggcgcTTGGGTGGcaggggggggtccccggggtggcagggggggtccctggggtggcagggggggtccctggggtggcACATCCCGGGGGTCAcagggggggtccccagggtgaCGGGAGGGTccctggggtggcagggggggtCCCCGAGGTGGCAGTGAGGGTATCTGCAGGGTGGCACATCCCAGGGGTCAcagggggggtccccggggtgatgggggggtccccggggtgGCAGTGAGGGCATCTGCAGGGTGGCACATCCCAGGGGTCacggggggggtccccggggtcacagggggggtccccagggtgacgggggggtccccggggtgGCAGGGTGGCACATCCCGGGGGTCAcagggggggtccccagggtggcagggggggtccccagggtggCACATCCCAGGGGTCacgggggggtccccagggtgaCGGGAGGGTCCCTGGGGTGGC encodes the following:
- the VAMP8 gene encoding vesicle-associated membrane protein 8 produces the protein MAGSMAGSVAGSVAGSEAGSEAGSGRVRALQREVEGVKTIMTQNVERILARGENLEQLHSKSQDLEATSEHFKTTSQKMARRYWWKNVKLLVILGLVGAIVLILIILLATGTIPT